A portion of the Candidatus Bathyarchaeia archaeon genome contains these proteins:
- the bgaS gene encoding beta-galactosidase BgaS, which translates to MNGEFLWGVSASGFQFEMGYPSGKGVDANTDWFVWVHDAENIRRGIVSGDFPENGVNYWSLYAKDHELARRLGLNAYRIGLEWSRIFPKSTVAVGVGVERASDGNIASVAVDDKTLEELDGLADKDALNHYRRIIGDLRAKGFKVFVCLNHFTLPLWVHDPLVVRATGLRKGPRGWLDETTVVEFAKYAAYVAWRLGDLVDYWATFNEPMAVCEAGYMIPESGFPPGVGGFRAVKRAARNLAVAHARACDLIKKFDTVRADSDSPASAWVGLIHNVIPAHPLNAREEPDVEAARFMDGLHNQFFPRAAAEGWLDENFNGVGEKGEVKGYLGQRLDWLGVNYYTRFVIHGKRNLLARLFARIPAVPDIVPGYGFGCQPNSVSASGNPTSDMGWEIYPDGLFEALKAMAKYGKPLYVTENGLADAEDKLRPKFLENHIAVLEKAVKEEKLDVRGYFHWALTDNYEWAKGFKMKFGLYAVNLQTKKRTARKSTKTYKQIIRKLKI; encoded by the coding sequence TTGAATGGCGAGTTTTTGTGGGGTGTCTCCGCCAGCGGATTCCAATTTGAGATGGGTTATCCGTCAGGTAAAGGCGTGGACGCCAATACGGACTGGTTTGTTTGGGTGCACGACGCCGAAAACATTAGGCGGGGCATTGTTAGCGGCGACTTTCCAGAAAACGGCGTAAACTATTGGAGTTTATATGCCAAGGATCATGAGCTTGCGAGGAGGCTTGGCTTAAACGCCTATAGGATTGGCTTAGAGTGGAGCAGAATCTTTCCCAAAAGCACTGTTGCCGTTGGTGTTGGCGTTGAAAGGGCTTCGGATGGCAACATTGCAAGCGTAGCGGTAGACGACAAAACCCTCGAGGAGCTGGATGGATTGGCGGATAAGGATGCGCTGAACCATTATAGGCGTATTATCGGGGATTTGAGGGCGAAAGGGTTCAAGGTTTTCGTCTGCCTAAACCATTTCACGCTTCCATTGTGGGTTCACGATCCACTTGTGGTGCGGGCTACAGGGCTCAGGAAAGGTCCGAGAGGGTGGCTTGACGAAACCACCGTGGTTGAGTTTGCCAAGTATGCGGCTTATGTGGCTTGGCGCCTTGGCGACTTAGTCGATTATTGGGCGACTTTCAACGAGCCTATGGCTGTGTGTGAGGCTGGCTACATGATTCCGGAGTCTGGGTTTCCGCCGGGCGTGGGCGGCTTCAGAGCCGTCAAACGGGCTGCGCGGAACTTGGCTGTGGCTCATGCCCGCGCCTGCGACCTCATCAAAAAGTTTGACACTGTTAGGGCGGACAGCGACAGCCCAGCCTCGGCTTGGGTTGGCTTAATCCACAATGTTATTCCAGCCCATCCATTAAACGCCCGCGAAGAGCCTGACGTGGAGGCAGCGCGGTTTATGGACGGCTTGCATAACCAGTTTTTCCCAAGGGCGGCGGCTGAGGGCTGGCTGGACGAAAACTTTAACGGCGTTGGGGAGAAAGGCGAAGTTAAAGGCTATTTGGGGCAACGCCTAGACTGGCTTGGCGTAAACTATTATACGCGGTTTGTCATTCATGGAAAACGCAACTTGTTGGCTAGGCTTTTCGCCAGAATCCCAGCCGTTCCAGACATCGTGCCCGGCTATGGTTTTGGATGCCAGCCCAACAGCGTGTCCGCCTCTGGAAACCCCACGTCGGACATGGGTTGGGAAATCTATCCAGACGGGCTGTTTGAAGCATTAAAGGCTATGGCGAAATATGGCAAACCGCTTTACGTGACGGAGAACGGCTTGGCAGACGCCGAAGACAAGCTTAGACCAAAATTCTTGGAAAATCACATCGCAGTTTTGGAAAAAGCCGTTAAAGAGGAAAAGCTGGATGTGAGGGGCTATTTCCATTGGGCTTTAACAGACAACTACGAGTGGGCTAAGGGCTTCAAAATGAAGTTCGGATTATACGCCGTAAACCTCCAAACAAAAAAGCGAACCGCAAGAAAAAGCACAAAAACCTACAAACAAATAATTAGAAAACTGAAAATCTAG
- the cutA gene encoding divalent-cation tolerance protein CutA: MKNQYIIVLMTASSKDEAEKIAKTLLEERLIACANIISPVHSLFWWQGKIDTAREHLVIMKTQKALFDRICERVKALHSYQIPEIIALPVTEGSKDYLKWLDESLG, encoded by the coding sequence ATGAAAAACCAATACATAATCGTGCTCATGACCGCATCCAGCAAAGACGAAGCGGAAAAAATCGCCAAAACACTGCTGGAAGAGCGGCTAATCGCATGCGCCAACATAATCAGCCCAGTGCACTCGCTTTTCTGGTGGCAGGGCAAAATCGACACAGCCCGAGAACACTTGGTCATAATGAAAACACAAAAGGCCCTTTTCGACAGAATATGTGAGAGAGTGAAAGCCCTCCACAGCTATCAAATCCCAGAAATAATCGCACTGCCAGTCACGGAAGGCTCAAAAGACTACTTGAAGTGGCTCGATGAAAGCCTAGGGTAA
- a CDS encoding ATP-binding cassette domain-containing protein, translating to MIVCQNLYVTYKRRQEPVLKGVNGTFKGKSLILGPNGSGKTTLFRAVCGLTNITSGKILIDGKPVEEIYATKGVVSANFQEIYSLIDVKAFDLIRLYTDLAEGDPQLTLKIIEDFGITADFLKKRKLSELSSGQAKIFCTALALAMKARHVLLDEPFEELDPARKGRMVNYLNEYDGVVLINTHETWLLKNLQDWEAFLMFEGTLHGPLMVRDLLNARISMVEEPDALLRLRLSGRDINLVKGKGRGKLLTSLENLDKIYEIAEGPKA from the coding sequence ATGATAGTCTGCCAAAATCTTTATGTCACATATAAGCGGCGCCAAGAACCAGTCCTAAAAGGAGTTAACGGAACCTTCAAGGGCAAATCCCTAATTTTGGGGCCTAACGGTTCTGGCAAAACCACCCTTTTTAGGGCGGTATGCGGCTTAACAAACATAACGTCTGGAAAAATCCTGATAGACGGTAAGCCCGTCGAGGAAATCTACGCCACAAAAGGCGTTGTTTCAGCAAACTTCCAAGAAATTTATTCGCTTATAGACGTTAAAGCCTTCGACCTTATAAGGCTGTACACAGACCTAGCCGAAGGAGACCCCCAGCTCACCCTCAAAATAATAGAGGATTTTGGCATAACCGCCGACTTCCTAAAAAAGAGGAAACTTAGCGAGCTATCCTCTGGACAGGCAAAAATATTTTGCACGGCGCTTGCACTGGCAATGAAGGCTAGGCATGTGTTGCTTGATGAACCCTTCGAGGAGCTTGACCCAGCCCGCAAGGGGAGAATGGTTAACTACCTAAACGAGTATGATGGCGTGGTTCTCATAAATACCCATGAAACATGGCTGCTGAAAAACCTGCAAGACTGGGAAGCCTTCCTAATGTTTGAAGGAACCCTTCATGGGCCACTAATGGTTAGGGACCTTTTGAATGCAAGAATATCCATGGTTGAAGAGCCTGACGCCCTGTTAAGGCTTAGGCTTTCTGGAAGAGACATAAACCTAGTCAAGGGTAAAGGCAGGGGCAAGCTGCTAACAAGTCTTGAAAACTTGGACAAAATATACGAGATAGCGGAGGGGCCGAAGGCTTGA
- a CDS encoding ATP-dependent 6-phosphofructokinase gives MKTVGVVTSGGDAPGMNAAIRAVTRLAYASGFQVLGFERGWEGLIRNRFRRLDPRSVGGIIQTGGTVLLTSRCPEFKTPEGIRKAAQNLAVNNVDGLVVIGGDGSFRGALELSREADTLIVGVPATIDNDVYGTDETIGFDTAVNTAVVEIDKIRDTAVSHERVFVVEVMGRKRGFLALAVGLTVGAEVILVPEVPVNMEEVYKTIRENAAKGKRSGIIVAAEGVGDTRKIAKDIEENTGAEVRLSIVGYAQRGGSPTARSRLLANLFAEEAVRLITQGVGNRVVALQKGTITNISLQESCKNQKQLDTRLLELAKTLAT, from the coding sequence ATGAAAACTGTAGGCGTGGTTACAAGTGGCGGCGACGCGCCGGGCATGAATGCGGCTATAAGGGCGGTTACACGTTTGGCTTATGCTAGCGGCTTCCAGGTTTTGGGTTTTGAGCGGGGCTGGGAAGGCTTAATACGGAACCGTTTTAGGCGTTTGGATCCGCGCTCCGTGGGCGGCATAATCCAGACTGGCGGCACAGTTCTTTTGACTTCCCGGTGTCCAGAATTTAAAACGCCCGAAGGCATTAGAAAAGCTGCTCAAAACTTGGCAGTTAACAATGTGGATGGACTTGTGGTTATTGGTGGCGACGGCTCTTTCCGGGGTGCCTTAGAGCTTAGCCGTGAAGCAGACACGCTTATTGTTGGGGTGCCAGCCACCATAGACAACGACGTTTATGGCACAGACGAAACCATAGGGTTTGACACGGCTGTGAACACGGCGGTGGTGGAAATAGACAAAATCCGTGATACGGCGGTATCCCACGAAAGAGTCTTCGTCGTGGAAGTCATGGGCCGCAAACGGGGTTTTCTGGCTTTGGCTGTGGGCTTAACCGTCGGCGCCGAAGTAATCCTCGTGCCAGAAGTACCCGTAAACATGGAAGAAGTCTACAAAACCATAAGGGAGAACGCCGCCAAGGGCAAGCGATCCGGCATAATTGTGGCGGCTGAAGGCGTAGGCGACACAAGAAAAATAGCTAAAGACATAGAGGAAAACACTGGCGCAGAAGTCCGCCTAAGCATTGTCGGCTATGCGCAAAGAGGCGGAAGCCCAACAGCCAGAAGCCGCCTACTGGCAAACCTATTCGCAGAAGAAGCCGTACGCCTGATAACACAAGGCGTTGGAAACCGCGTGGTCGCCTTGCAGAAAGGCACAATCACAAACATAAGCCTACAAGAATCATGCAAAAACCAAAAACAATTAGACACGAGACTTTTGGAGCTAGCGAAAACACTAGCAACATAA
- the mgtA gene encoding magnesium-translocating P-type ATPase codes for MKESSVGEGLGWALPSAEEVLTLPVEELFSRLKTSLNGLSSEEAKRRLEFFGYNELVRRKRRAVIIDFLSHFKSPLVIILLIAGLISGFFGEVVNMAIIFVIVMFSVVLDFYQESKAERAAEMLKQRVATTATVLRDGVKKEVGLAEIVPGDIIFLSAGDIVPADARVISAKDLFVNQSALTGESFPVEKTGLPLKTFDPSITEWSNYLFMGTSVVSGTATAVVVKTGSHTEYGKIAKRLVEREAETEFQRGIRSFGYMIMQVTFLLVLFVFFINALYMRSVLDSLLFAVALAVGLTPELLPMIISVNLSKGAVSMAKKGVIVKRLAAIQNFGSMDVLCTDKTGTLTENRIKLVLHVDLDGNESDKVLLYSYLNSYHQTGIKSPLDEAILRFRDVDVKGYRKVDEVPFDFVRKRLSVVVEYQNQRFMITKGAPEEIAKICSYYEVGEVIADITDEVRRKIEEKYVELSSEGYRVLAVAYKRLRENKPIYTAGDETEMVFLGFIAFLDPPKETAKEALQLLKNAGIELKILTGDNELVTRKVCEYLGFEIKGVVTGSEIAQMHDDALARVVEEANVFCRVTPAQKDRIINALKNNGHVVGFLGDGINDAPSLKTADVGISVDNAVDVAKESADIILLQNDLRVLHDGVLEGRKTFGNTMKYIMMGVSSNFGNMFSVAGASLFLPFLPMQPIQILLNNLLYDFSQSTIPTDEVDQEYIEKPKRWDIHFIRRFMVCLGPVSSLFDFLTFFIMLFVFNAHEPLFQTAWFIESLTSQTLVIFAIRTKRSPFWRSKPSRLLLFSSISIIAFALIIPYTPLGEIFRFVKPPSTFYIALAAILGAYIALVEIVKSWFYKRYGYRLEQTLIPPKKMGIYLTKTAKLTQNIIAVICLRPEDEITVDSLLEDLERNLGHPLDHHQVGHTIQHLKRAGLISFEWRQRKIKREKPLKEYVTKQLMTSELWPKIAQDWHKISIIIKEKHGKVNQEYQEFLSL; via the coding sequence TTGAAAGAGTCGAGCGTTGGCGAAGGTTTAGGCTGGGCTCTGCCAAGCGCTGAAGAAGTTTTAACTTTGCCTGTTGAGGAGCTTTTTTCACGCTTAAAAACTTCATTGAATGGACTTTCCTCCGAGGAAGCGAAGAGGCGTCTCGAATTTTTCGGCTATAACGAGCTTGTTAGGAGAAAAAGGAGAGCAGTTATCATTGATTTTCTTTCTCATTTCAAAAGTCCGTTAGTAATAATTCTTCTTATCGCTGGGCTAATTTCCGGCTTTTTCGGAGAAGTTGTGAACATGGCGATTATATTTGTTATAGTAATGTTCAGCGTGGTTTTAGACTTTTATCAAGAATCTAAGGCTGAAAGGGCAGCAGAAATGCTGAAGCAGAGAGTGGCGACGACAGCCACAGTTTTGAGGGACGGAGTCAAAAAGGAGGTTGGACTCGCAGAAATAGTTCCCGGAGACATCATATTTCTTTCAGCAGGCGACATCGTGCCTGCAGATGCTCGCGTCATAAGTGCAAAGGACTTGTTCGTGAACCAGTCCGCGTTGACTGGTGAATCTTTCCCCGTAGAAAAAACTGGCTTGCCGCTGAAAACTTTCGACCCTTCGATAACGGAGTGGAGCAACTATCTTTTTATGGGCACCTCCGTTGTGAGCGGGACTGCAACCGCCGTTGTCGTGAAAACAGGCAGCCATACAGAGTATGGAAAAATTGCGAAGAGGCTTGTGGAGAGGGAGGCTGAAACGGAGTTTCAAAGGGGTATTCGAAGTTTTGGTTATATGATAATGCAGGTGACTTTTCTACTTGTTCTTTTTGTGTTTTTCATTAACGCGCTTTACATGAGAAGCGTGCTTGACTCGCTTCTTTTCGCTGTGGCTTTGGCTGTGGGCTTGACGCCGGAGCTTCTGCCGATGATAATTTCGGTGAATCTTTCCAAGGGGGCGGTGTCGATGGCTAAGAAGGGTGTCATAGTCAAGCGATTAGCAGCCATACAAAATTTTGGAAGCATGGATGTTCTATGCACGGACAAAACTGGAACTTTGACGGAAAACAGGATAAAGCTTGTCCTGCACGTGGACCTTGACGGTAACGAAAGCGATAAGGTTCTGCTTTATTCCTACCTTAACAGCTATCACCAGACTGGAATTAAAAGCCCCCTCGATGAGGCCATACTAAGATTTAGGGACGTGGATGTTAAGGGTTATAGGAAAGTTGATGAGGTTCCTTTTGACTTTGTCCGTAAACGTCTCTCCGTGGTTGTCGAGTATCAGAATCAACGGTTTATGATCACTAAAGGTGCTCCAGAAGAGATTGCTAAGATATGCTCCTATTACGAGGTTGGAGAGGTTATAGCTGACATAACGGATGAGGTGCGCAGAAAAATAGAGGAAAAATATGTTGAGCTTAGCTCTGAGGGCTACAGGGTTTTAGCCGTAGCCTACAAGCGTTTAAGAGAGAACAAACCCATTTACACAGCAGGCGACGAAACGGAAATGGTTTTTTTGGGCTTCATAGCCTTCCTTGACCCGCCGAAAGAAACGGCGAAAGAAGCTCTGCAGCTTCTGAAAAACGCCGGCATAGAGTTGAAAATTCTCACAGGCGACAATGAACTGGTAACAAGAAAGGTTTGTGAGTATCTAGGCTTCGAAATAAAGGGGGTTGTAACTGGAAGCGAAATTGCCCAGATGCATGATGACGCCCTTGCAAGAGTCGTCGAGGAAGCCAACGTTTTTTGTAGGGTTACACCAGCCCAGAAGGACAGAATAATAAACGCTTTAAAGAACAATGGGCATGTTGTTGGGTTTTTGGGAGATGGAATAAACGATGCGCCTTCATTGAAGACGGCGGATGTCGGCATATCTGTGGATAACGCTGTTGACGTTGCAAAGGAATCCGCTGACATAATTCTTTTGCAGAATGATTTACGAGTGCTTCATGACGGTGTTCTGGAGGGCAGGAAAACCTTCGGCAACACGATGAAGTATATCATGATGGGTGTGAGTTCAAACTTCGGAAACATGTTCAGCGTAGCTGGAGCATCATTGTTTCTGCCCTTTCTGCCGATGCAACCCATACAAATACTGCTCAACAATCTTCTCTACGACTTTTCCCAGTCGACAATACCTACAGACGAGGTTGACCAAGAATACATTGAGAAGCCCAAAAGGTGGGACATACACTTTATTAGGCGTTTTATGGTGTGCCTTGGACCTGTCAGTTCCCTCTTCGACTTCCTAACATTCTTTATAATGCTTTTCGTCTTTAATGCGCATGAGCCGCTGTTCCAAACCGCTTGGTTCATTGAATCCCTAACCTCGCAGACCCTTGTAATTTTTGCCATTAGAACAAAGAGGTCGCCTTTCTGGAGGAGCAAGCCTAGCCGACTTTTGCTTTTCAGCAGCATTTCGATAATAGCTTTCGCGCTGATAATTCCCTATACCCCGTTGGGAGAAATTTTCAGATTTGTAAAGCCTCCATCAACCTTCTACATAGCGTTGGCTGCAATTCTCGGTGCCTATATAGCCCTAGTCGAGATTGTCAAAAGCTGGTTTTACAAGAGGTATGGCTACCGCCTAGAACAAACTCTAATCCCGCCTAAGAAGATGGGGATATACCTCACCAAAACTGCAAAGCTCACCCAAAATATTATAGCCGTCATCTGTCTGCGTCCAGAAGACGAAATAACCGTTGACTCCCTCCTAGAAGACCTAGAAAGAAATTTAGGACACCCGCTTGATCACCACCAAGTAGGCCACACAATCCAACACTTGAAACGCGCAGGGCTCATAAGCTTCGAGTGGCGTCAAAGAAAAATAAAACGGGAAAAACCACTAAAAGAATATGTGACAAAACAGTTAATGACCAGCGAACTATGGCCAAAAATAGCTCAAGACTGGCATAAAATCAGCATAATCATCAAAGAAAAACACGGAAAAGTAAACCAAGAATACCAAGAATTTCTAAGTTTATAA
- a CDS encoding 6-phosphofructokinase, which produces MKVGVLSGGGDAPGINAVIRAVVRRGIQTYSDEIIGIKDGWRGLLEGNFMPLDLNAVAGILPRGGSILGTSRTNPFKREKGPEQMMENAQKAGLDAVIAIGGDDTLSVAHKMADYGLKCVGVPKTIDNDLVGTDYTFGFHTAVSIATEALDRLHSTAEAHNRVIVLEVMGRYTGHIALYAGLAGGADAILIPEKPFDIEEVCEYIRSRQRRGRNFSLIVVAEGAKPKGGKEIVYSERIDEFGHISLGGVGYYLAKEIEQRTGIETRVVVLGHLQRGGSPTAFDRILATRYGVAAIDYAHEGKFGYMPALQGNRIVPVPLKDVVGKRKTVDLELYNIATTFFG; this is translated from the coding sequence ATGAAGGTTGGCGTTTTAAGTGGGGGCGGCGACGCTCCAGGCATAAACGCCGTTATAAGGGCTGTTGTAAGACGTGGAATCCAAACCTACAGCGACGAGATAATAGGAATAAAGGATGGGTGGCGTGGGCTCCTAGAAGGCAACTTCATGCCATTAGACCTAAACGCTGTGGCTGGAATACTGCCCCGTGGCGGCTCCATCCTCGGCACTTCGAGAACCAACCCCTTCAAGCGAGAGAAGGGGCCAGAACAGATGATGGAAAACGCCCAGAAGGCTGGTTTGGACGCGGTTATCGCCATAGGCGGAGACGACACTTTAAGCGTTGCCCACAAGATGGCGGATTACGGACTCAAATGTGTAGGTGTTCCTAAAACAATCGACAATGACCTAGTCGGAACAGACTACACTTTTGGGTTTCACACGGCTGTTTCCATAGCCACGGAAGCCCTTGACCGGCTGCATAGCACGGCTGAAGCCCACAACCGCGTCATAGTCCTAGAAGTCATGGGCCGCTATACGGGGCATATTGCCTTATACGCTGGATTGGCTGGCGGAGCCGACGCCATACTAATTCCAGAAAAGCCCTTTGATATAGAAGAGGTCTGCGAGTATATTCGAAGCCGGCAGAGGCGGGGCAGAAACTTCAGCCTCATCGTGGTGGCGGAAGGCGCTAAACCAAAAGGCGGCAAAGAAATCGTTTACAGCGAACGCATAGACGAGTTCGGCCACATAAGCCTAGGCGGAGTCGGCTACTATTTGGCTAAGGAGATAGAACAGCGCACAGGCATAGAAACCCGCGTGGTCGTGTTGGGGCATTTGCAGCGGGGCGGTTCGCCAACAGCCTTCGACCGCATACTAGCCACCAGATACGGCGTAGCAGCCATAGACTACGCCCACGAAGGAAAGTTTGGCTACATGCCAGCCCTCCAAGGAAACCGCATAGTCCCAGTGCCCCTAAAAGACGTGGTGGGCAAAAGAAAAACCGTAGACCTAGAACTCTACAACATAGCCACCACATTCTTCGGCTAA
- the fba gene encoding class II fructose-1,6-bisphosphate aldolase encodes MLVSNRELLLAARRGGYAVGAFNIQNLEGLLAVVEAAVEEHSPVIVAVTPGAIRYAGLRYLAGLVRMAAEGSPVPMSLHLDHGEDVETVQKCLDAGFTSVMIDGSHLPFEENVALTRRVVELAHARGVSVEGELGRLAGVEEKTVEERKAVLTDPMEAEEFVKRTGVDALAVSIGTSHGAYKFKGEPQLDFERLRLIRERVNVPLVLHGASSVPQWIIEKAIKYGAELTGAKGIPEDHIRRAIMLGITKINIDTDLRLAFTATVREVLANSPKEFDPRKILGPAKEAMKEVVKAKMRLFGSSGKA; translated from the coding sequence ATGCTTGTGTCGAATAGGGAGTTGTTGTTGGCTGCTAGGCGGGGAGGCTATGCGGTAGGCGCCTTCAATATTCAAAATCTTGAGGGTTTGTTGGCTGTTGTGGAGGCTGCGGTTGAGGAGCATTCGCCTGTGATTGTGGCGGTTACGCCGGGCGCTATAAGGTATGCTGGTTTGAGGTATTTGGCTGGGCTTGTTAGGATGGCGGCTGAGGGTTCTCCGGTGCCCATGTCGCTTCACCTTGATCACGGCGAAGATGTTGAGACGGTCCAAAAGTGTTTGGATGCGGGCTTCACGTCCGTCATGATTGATGGTTCGCATTTGCCCTTCGAGGAGAACGTTGCCTTGACGAGGCGGGTGGTTGAGCTTGCCCATGCACGGGGAGTTTCAGTTGAGGGTGAGCTTGGAAGGCTTGCTGGCGTTGAAGAAAAAACTGTTGAGGAGCGGAAGGCAGTCCTAACAGACCCCATGGAGGCTGAGGAGTTCGTCAAGCGGACAGGTGTGGATGCCCTAGCCGTTTCTATTGGAACTTCTCATGGCGCCTACAAGTTTAAGGGTGAACCTCAACTGGACTTTGAGAGGCTTAGGCTTATCCGCGAGAGAGTTAACGTGCCGCTGGTGTTGCACGGCGCCTCCAGCGTCCCCCAATGGATAATAGAGAAGGCCATAAAATATGGGGCGGAGCTCACAGGCGCCAAGGGTATTCCCGAAGATCATATTAGAAGGGCAATTATGCTTGGCATAACAAAGATAAACATTGACACGGACTTGCGGTTGGCGTTTACCGCCACGGTCCGTGAGGTTCTGGCTAATTCGCCAAAAGAGTTTGATCCGAGAAAGATTCTTGGTCCGGCGAAGGAGGCCATGAAGGAGGTTGTTAAGGCTAAGATGCGCCTGTTTGGAAGTTCTGGAAAAGCGTAA
- a CDS encoding zinc metalloprotease HtpX, with amino-acid sequence MSGLWKLRLSMVAALAIIITLSTLVLAVILSLLQVGLIYIGIIVVAFNILQWLVSPYIIDAIYRVREIPESENPRLHAIIDNLSRKSGIKKPKLMLARIPIPNAFAYGSPIAGSRVAVTEGLLKTLNEGEVEAVIGHELGHLKHRDVQVMMIVSLLPAIFYYVGYSLVISSMYSRRQREEGGGTAILGMGLVAFSMFLTYVCVSFLSRVREYYADRHSATIVENGAQKLSLALAKIVNAAKNLRMARRDVQHLNAFKALFIADPDRAEVESLMLSAITPSDQKLVEEILSQKLTWVDRLNEIFSTHPHVVKRIKALQELS; translated from the coding sequence ATGTCAGGCCTCTGGAAGCTCCGCCTTTCAATGGTGGCAGCCCTAGCCATAATAATCACCCTATCGACACTTGTCTTAGCCGTCATCCTAAGCCTCCTCCAGGTGGGTTTAATCTACATTGGTATAATCGTGGTGGCCTTCAACATCCTGCAGTGGCTTGTGTCCCCATACATAATAGATGCCATATACCGCGTGAGGGAGATCCCAGAAAGCGAGAATCCAAGGCTTCATGCCATCATAGACAATTTGAGCAGAAAAAGCGGCATTAAAAAGCCGAAGCTTATGCTGGCGCGCATTCCCATTCCAAACGCCTTCGCATACGGTTCACCCATAGCTGGAAGCCGCGTTGCCGTCACAGAGGGATTGCTGAAAACCCTAAATGAGGGTGAAGTGGAAGCGGTTATAGGCCATGAGCTTGGACACTTGAAGCACCGCGACGTCCAAGTCATGATGATTGTATCGCTTCTTCCAGCTATATTCTATTACGTGGGCTACTCGCTAGTGATATCCTCCATGTACAGCAGGAGACAGAGGGAAGAGGGCGGCGGAACAGCGATCCTGGGCATGGGCCTAGTTGCCTTCTCAATGTTCCTAACATACGTCTGCGTTTCCTTCTTAAGCCGTGTCCGCGAGTACTATGCTGACAGACACAGCGCCACCATTGTGGAAAACGGTGCCCAAAAGCTTTCACTGGCCTTGGCAAAGATTGTGAACGCCGCTAAAAACTTGAGAATGGCTAGGAGGGACGTGCAACACTTAAACGCCTTCAAAGCCCTGTTCATAGCGGATCCCGATAGGGCGGAGGTAGAATCGCTGATGCTTTCAGCCATAACCCCCAGTGACCAGAAACTCGTAGAGGAAATTTTGTCTCAAAAGCTGACGTGGGTTGACAGGCTAAACGAGATATTCTCAACGCATCCCCATGTAGTCAAGAGAATTAAGGCTCTGCAAGAGCTCAGCTGA